TTTGATCTCCTTGTGACAGCCGATGCAGGTGCCGTGAAAAGCCGATTTATAGTAGCGCACAGCCTCCCCGGATTTGAGGCCCCCTTCAGGCACCGCCGTCAGATCGTGACAGCCGGCAGTAGTACAGGACAGGATTGCCGATTCCGCATCCCAGGTGTGGTGGCATCTCTTGCAGTTGAAGTCGAAATGAACAGAATGCGGGAATTCGACCTCGGAACGCTGGGTTTCCGCTCCCTCCGGTGCTTCCAGGCTAATGGATCCCATGGGAATACACATCGTGTCTTCAGCCTCATCGGCGGTAACCCAACCAATGCCGACAATCATCACCA
Above is a window of Deltaproteobacteria bacterium DNA encoding:
- a CDS encoding cytochrome c3 family protein — protein: MHKIQTLALVVAVVMIVGIGWVTADEAEDTMCIPMGSISLEAPEGAETQRSEVEFPHSVHFDFNCKRCHHTWDAESAILSCTTAGCHDLTAVPEGGLKSGEAVRYYKSAFHGTCIGCHKEIKAHNRELEKSMATLREPLQPSGPTGCIGCHPKE